In Patescibacteria group bacterium, the genomic window GACTGATGAGCTTGCGCGGCAGATTGAATCTCTCAACTTGGACTTGGTGAAGATACGGTCCGCGCTCTCGTGCAAGACGCTTCGGGGTTTATGTGCCGCCTGTTATGGATGGGATTTGGGATACAATAAAGATGTTGCGAAGGGGACTGCCGTGGGTATTATCGCTGCGCAGTCCATAGGAGAGCCTGGCACCCAGCTCACTATGCGCACGTTCCATACGGGCGGTGTGGCCGGATCAGATATCACTCAAGGTCTCCCTCGTGTGGAGGAGCTTTTTGAAGCGCGTCCGGTGAAACGCCCCGCGCTCATGGCGCCCATTGAAGGCACGGTCGCGATTGGAGACGCGGCATCTGTGCCGGGGCAGGGGGGCAGGCAGCGCATCATTACCATAACCGGCAAGGAACTGCATGAGGAAAAAATTGAAATTGGTCCTGCCGACCTTGACCAGCTTCTCGTGAAGGACGGGGAGAAGGTGAAGCGCAATGCAGTGCTTCTTGAAACTGCTACCAAGAAGGTCATTGCCCCCATCGCAGGGGTCGTGGAAGTGCGCGAGGGTGAAGGCGGGCGGCTCTTGCTTATTATCAAGACGGAGCGCGACGCCACTAAAGAGCTTATTGTCCCTGCGGGGATAGGGCTCTGGGTTCGCGAAGGCGACACTGTGGAACGCGGAGACCAGTTGACGGAAGGGTCGCTTGATTTGCATGAGCTTTTTGCCTTAAAAGGCAAAGAAGCGGTGCAAAAATATGTGATCAAAGAGATTCAGTATATCTATTCTTCGCAGGGGCAGAAGCTCAACGATAAACATATCGAGATCATCGTGCGCCAGATATTCTCCCGCGTGTATATTATGAGCGCAGGCGATAGCGAATTCCTGCCCGGGGAAGTGGTGGAATTATCGGAGTTTGAGTCAATGAACAGGGATATTATCGCGCGCGGCAAGAAGCCTGCGACCAGCAAACAGCTGCTCTTAGGCATCACCAAGTCATCGCTCTCGACTTCCTCATTCCTCTCTGCCGCGTCGTTCCAGGAAACCGCGCGCGTGCTCATTGACGCGGCGGTGTCAGGCAAGGTGGATCACTTGAGGGGCCTCAAAGAAAATGTCATCATCGGCCGGCTCATCCCCGCAGGCACCGGGTTCAGGAAGACGTAGTCAAGATTATTTCAACCTTACAACATACACTTTACACCAATTTGAAAAGCTGTTATCAGGATGTTACCTAATAACAGCTTTTTTGAGTGTCTTTAACCTTCGGTTAGTTTCCTCTCGATTCGCTTCCCCACTAACTCAAGAGGAAGAATGATAATGAGGTACATTGTGGCAAGCGCCGTATATACCTCCATCGGCCGAAAGGTTTCGGCGTTTATGCTCGCCGCTCGATTCACCAGCTCTCCCACCCCAATCACCGAGGCGAGCGAGGTGAGTTTGATGGACGTAATCCACTCGCCCATCAAGTTGGGCAACATATTTCTAACAGCTTGTGGCAAGATAATATGCCACATCGTCTGCCACCACGTCGCCCCTTCCATTGCGGCCGCTTCGATCTGATTCCTCGGGATAGTTTCGATCCCTGCCCTAATGTTCTCTGCCGCATATGCAGCTAGGTTCAGAGCGAGGGCAATGACGGCAGAGATAAATGCCGTCCAAAACGGGACCTGATAATAAATCCCAAGGATCAATACTAGTGCAGGTATCGCTCGGAACACCACAATATAGATGCCTGCCAGGGTTCGCAATATGGGATTGCGAGATTTCCTGGCAAGCGCGAGCGCAGCTCCGAGTATAGTGCCGAATACGACCGTTAAGACAGATAATGCAGCAGTCATGAACGCACCATAGAGAAACGCCTCTCGATACCGCCAGAAAATACTCCAATCCCATACCATTACAATCACCTCCTTTACTTGTGAACTACACGGATGCCGTATTTTGCTTCAAGCATCCGAACTACTCCCTTCTCAACCAACAAATCAATATGAACTTGTAAAAAGCCTCTCCACTCATCATCCCCCTTTCTCACTGCCCAAGCGGCAGCGGTGAGACCGAACGGGTTTTCGGCAAAAGGATTCACAACCTCATTGGCGTGGGCTTTAACAAAAAGGTCAATCACGTCTGTCCCCCCAATGGCGACATCAGCTCTTCCCGAAAGAACTTCAAGAGCGAATCGTGTGACGTCTGCCGACTCCACAGCTATGCGCTTAATTTTGGCATGAGGTAAGTGTTGCGCTACCCACGGATCTGCGGCTTCCCCTGTAGCAACAATAATGTCGCATTCAGACGTGTCGAAATCAGCAACGTCGGTGATGCCCGCAAATCTCGCATTATCTTTTCTGACGATTGCGCCGTACCCCATATAAAACCAAGGGCTAGTGAAGTCGACGACCTTAAGACGCGACTCAGTGATGTAGAGCTCCGCCGCGACGACGTCACTCCGATGTGACGTCAGGGTTGTAACGGCAGTCCCCCAAGTGGCCTCATTCCAATGGACACGAGCTCCTATATGGGAGGCAAGACTGTCCATTAGCTCGATCATGTAGCCCGAACGAATACCCGTGATTGGGTCTTTGATCGAGAACGGTGGATTGACCACCGTCGTTGCCCTAATAACGCAGGTTCGACGAACCCTTTGTAAGGTAGGTCCTTCCTGCTTCTGGCACGCACTAAAGATAAGTGTCACGCCAAACAGCATCAAGTAAATATTCCGTTTCATGGTTTACTCCTCTCTAAGTTAGGTTGTCAAAAAGCAATGTAATTTATATTAAACGTGGAAGTATATAGGAAATAATACGATTTGTCAAGATTGTGTATACACTAATATAATACTTTACAAGGCTTATTTTTTGATATATAATTAAATTGTCGAAGATTATTTACAACATGGTTCGACAAATTCACCATGACAATTATGAAATATGCCTGAAATTAGCCAACTCCTCTCCCAACTCGGCCTTGGAGAAAAAGAAGTGAAGGTATTCTTAGGTCTCGTTAAGCTTGGTTCCTCAACCGTGAGCGAGATTGCAGACGAAGCGAAAATCACTCGCACCCATGTTTACGAACTGGCGGAGTCTCTCAAGAAGAAAGGACTCCTCACGCTCTCTGGCACTGCAGGAATCCGTAAATATGAAGCGCTTGATCATGCCGGTCTCTTAGCCTTTATTTCCCATAAACAAAAAGAGCTCCAAGAGCTCGAAAAATCGCTTGCTCATGCGGCCAATCAGTTTAATTCCTTGCAGAAAGGTGGAAAATTAAAGACCAAAGTCCGTTTCTTTGAAGGAGTAAAAGGGATTGAAGCGATTTATCATGAAGTAAAACGCGACTGTAACGCCATGGCGCCTGGCTATGACCTTTTGGTGATATTCTCACCCGGACGAGTGGAAAAGCTTATGCCAGGATGGTTCAAGAAAGAACTTTATTTTGACGAGCCAGGCATGAGAAAACGCGGCATTCTCGCAGACACGGAATTTACGAAACATTTCATTGAAAAGTTGAAAACAAGTAAATATGAACAGCACTATAAAATTTGGCCAAAAGAAAGAGGTGAATTTCCTACTGATACTGTCAGTTGGTCAAACAAAATGTTCCTCATCGATCTCATCGACTACCCATCCGGCATTATCATAGAAGACGCAGCCATCGTGAAGTCGTTTAAGATGTGGTTCGACCTCATGTGGGAGCAATTGCCATTAAGCGTGACCATTCCATGATTCAGTGTGGAGTTTCATCGCAAGCGTTGGCTTTAGGATGATGTGGTCATATAATAAGCTGTCGGTGAACGAAGTGAGAACAATTAATATTCAATATAACGCTATTGATAGAATCGATAGCGTTTTTTTCTGTTTTCACGATCACCGTGCGATAGATAGCAGACCTCTTTATCCTTGGCATTATTTCCTCTGTTTCCGCAACCCCCTTAAACCCGCATTTACCTGGTAGATGCGGGTTTTGTCTTGGGTATTTTACTGAAGTGCCTGTCTAGAACAACTCCTGCATAAAAATGCGAAATTATGATATACTAACAGCATTCATGTAACAGAATTTCAATCCTTCTGCGTTATTCTGCGTGTAAATCTGCGTTCTTCCGCTTCTATTGGTATAGAAGCAGACCCGCCTGCCAACGCCTATAGACATAGGCAGAATGCAGTATGATTATAGGCCTAGAGTAACGGTCGTATCTCATTTCAGGGAATAGGCAATGGCGGGCGGGTATACGCTGATGGTGACGCAGATGTACGCAGAAGTAACTGAAGTACTAAGCTGATTATTATGGCTAGATATTATCGTGAAGAGCGCCCTCGAATTCCGCGCATGCGGGAAAGAGAGCCTATGTCGCCCGAGACAAAGCGCGCGCTTGGTATTATTTTTTTATTTGCGCTCGGGATCCTTTCCGTGCTCGCTTTTTTTGATCTCGCTGGGCCGGTAGGAAACACCTGGCGGCTATTTTTGGCTACTTTTTTTGGGCGCGTGGATGTGCTTGTGCCCCTGCTCTTGCTTACGGTTGCCATGCATACGCTCTTTCCGGAAAGATTCGCAGTGAAGCGGGGACAGTGGTGGGGGGTGGCGTTTCTTATGGTGGCGCTCATCGGATTGTTTCATCTGCGCATATCCCCGGAAGACGCGCTTGCGGTAATAGGCGAGGAGCGCGGCGGTGGATACCTCGGACTCTTGGTGTCTTATCCTCTGCGGCAGGTCGCGGGCATCTGGGGCGCGTTGGTCATCCTTTTTGCGTTTGGGCTTGCAGGCCTTATCTTAATGTTTGAAACGAGCATCACGGGCTTGCTTGCGCCGACGCGGTGGGGTATGCGCGTGATTGCGTGGGTGCGGGACAGGATGCGCAAGGTGGCAAACCTTTGGCACGGGCGATTCGGCAGAGAAGATGAAGAAGAGAACGAGGAAGTAATGTTTCATAGGCAGGATATAGAGGACGGAGAAGAAGAGTTTTCCCACGAGGCGCCAATGTCTCTTAATGCGGAAGAAGGCGCGGCAATGGGCGCTCTTCCTATGAGAGAGTTTGATGTGCACACGGTACCGCGGCCGCTCTTTCCTGTGCCGCGCCGCAGAAAGAAAGTGGATATTCCCTTCGAACTCTTAACCGGCAAAGCAGGCAAGCCCACATCGGGCGACATTAGCGCGAATCAGGAGACTATTAGGAAGACGTTTGCGAACTTCGGCATTGAAGTGGAAATGGGAGAGGTATCCGTGGGACCCACCGTCACGCAGTTTACGCTGCGGCCTGCGGAAGGGGTGAAGGTATCCCAAATCACCAGCCTTTCCAATGATATAGCCTTGGCGCTCGCTGCCCATCCTATCAGGATTGAAGCGCCTATCCCTGGGAAGTCATTGGTGGGCATTGAGGTGCCTAACCAGCAGGTGGCTATCGTGCCGCTCCGAGAGGTTCTCTTAAGCGATGAGTTCAGGAAACGCAATAGTTCGCTTACCATAGCAATTGGTAAAGATGTCGCCGGCAAGCCGTGGCTGGCGGATGTAGGGAGAATGCCGCACTTGCTCATAGCTGGCGCAACCGGATCAGGGAAATCGGTAATGATCAATAGCTGTATCATCAGCCTGCTCTATCAGAACCAGCCTGATGACCTTCGGTTTATCTTGGTGGACCCGAAGCGGGTGGAGCTTACGGTGTATAACGGCCTCCCGCATTTGCTCACGCCAGTCGTCACTGAAGTGGACCGGACCATCAATGCCCTGCGGTGGGTAGTGGGAGAAATGGACCGCAGGTTCCAGCTGCTTTCGGAAACGGGAAAG contains:
- a CDS encoding amino acid ABC transporter permease; amino-acid sequence: MVWDWSIFWRYREAFLYGAFMTAALSVLTVVFGTILGAALALARKSRNPILRTLAGIYIVVFRAIPALVLILGIYYQVPFWTAFISAVIALALNLAAYAAENIRAGIETIPRNQIEAAAMEGATWWQTMWHIILPQAVRNMLPNLMGEWITSIKLTSLASVIGVGELVNRAASINAETFRPMEVYTALATMYLIIILPLELVGKRIERKLTEG
- a CDS encoding ABC transporter substrate-binding protein; the encoded protein is MKRNIYLMLFGVTLIFSACQKQEGPTLQRVRRTCVIRATTVVNPPFSIKDPITGIRSGYMIELMDSLASHIGARVHWNEATWGTAVTTLTSHRSDVVAAELYITESRLKVVDFTSPWFYMGYGAIVRKDNARFAGITDVADFDTSECDIIVATGEAADPWVAQHLPHAKIKRIAVESADVTRFALEVLSGRADVAIGGTDVIDLFVKAHANEVVNPFAENPFGLTAAAWAVRKGDDEWRGFLQVHIDLLVEKGVVRMLEAKYGIRVVHK
- a CDS encoding helix-turn-helix domain-containing protein encodes the protein MPEISQLLSQLGLGEKEVKVFLGLVKLGSSTVSEIADEAKITRTHVYELAESLKKKGLLTLSGTAGIRKYEALDHAGLLAFISHKQKELQELEKSLAHAANQFNSLQKGGKLKTKVRFFEGVKGIEAIYHEVKRDCNAMAPGYDLLVIFSPGRVEKLMPGWFKKELYFDEPGMRKRGILADTEFTKHFIEKLKTSKYEQHYKIWPKERGEFPTDTVSWSNKMFLIDLIDYPSGIIIEDAAIVKSFKMWFDLMWEQLPLSVTIP
- a CDS encoding DNA translocase FtsK 4TM domain-containing protein; translation: MARYYREERPRIPRMREREPMSPETKRALGIIFLFALGILSVLAFFDLAGPVGNTWRLFLATFFGRVDVLVPLLLLTVAMHTLFPERFAVKRGQWWGVAFLMVALIGLFHLRISPEDALAVIGEERGGGYLGLLVSYPLRQVAGIWGALVILFAFGLAGLILMFETSITGLLAPTRWGMRVIAWVRDRMRKVANLWHGRFGREDEEENEEVMFHRQDIEDGEEEFSHEAPMSLNAEEGAAMGALPMREFDVHTVPRPLFPVPRRRKKVDIPFELLTGKAGKPTSGDISANQETIRKTFANFGIEVEMGEVSVGPTVTQFTLRPAEGVKVSQITSLSNDIALALAAHPIRIEAPIPGKSLVGIEVPNQQVAIVPLREVLLSDEFRKRNSSLTIAIGKDVAGKPWLADVGRMPHLLIAGATGSGKSVMINSCIISLLYQNQPDDLRFILVDPKRVELTVYNGLPHLLTPVVTEVDRTINALRWVVGEMDRRFQLLSETGKRNIEMYNSNGGERLPYIVVVIDELADLMSVAAAEVEAAIIRLAQMARAVGIHLIVATQRPSVDIITGLIKANITSRIAFAVASAVDSRTILDISGAEKLLGRGDLLFTTAELSKPRRLQGAYVSDEEIERVVAYWKEKGGEPSYDEEILEKRSTAQEYLEGEGEGDMRLAEARELVVRAGKASASFLQRRMSVGYARAARLLDLLEEEGAIGPGDGAKPRDVLVTIEDLHTREFTPEPREEKMDQNSDNIPQEEDEE